One Leisingera sp. M658 genomic window carries:
- a CDS encoding SLC13 family permease, with protein sequence MQFFQLGDSGSAVLALAIVLAMFVAFLRETYPTEVVALTGVAAMLATGVLPYNEALPVLSNPAPWTIAAMFIIMGALVRTGALDAFTQIAKKQAEVSPKLAVALLMAFVVAASAVVSNTPVVVVMIPVFIQISRTLKVSASKMLIPLSYAAILGGTLTLIGTSTNLLVDGVARAQGLQPFTIFEVTPLGVILVIYGMIYLRFVAPRLLPDRDSMAMLLSDKSKMKFFTEAVIPPESNLIGREVTGVQLFKRPGVRLIDVIRGDDSLRRNLMGVELQVGDRVVLRTRMTELLSLQTNKELKRVDQVSAVETETVEVLITPGCRMVGRSLGAMRLRRRYGVYTLAVHRRNQNIGVQLDDLVVRIGDTLLLEGAPADIQRLASDMDLADVSQPTQRAYRRSHAPIAVVALLGIVLLAAFGVAPILMLSLLMVSLVFVTRCIDADEAFSFVDGRLLALIFSMLAIGAALESSGAVALIVNAIAPGLSMLPPFLLVWAVYLLTSVLTELVSNNAVAVVVTPIAIGLAQAMGVDPRPLVVAVMVAASASFATPIGYQTNTLVYGPGGYKFTDFLRVGIPLNLTVGMVASLIIPFFWPL encoded by the coding sequence ATGCAGTTTTTCCAACTAGGTGATTCCGGCAGCGCGGTCCTGGCACTAGCCATTGTCCTGGCCATGTTCGTGGCTTTTCTGCGCGAAACCTATCCCACCGAAGTTGTGGCGCTGACCGGCGTTGCAGCAATGCTGGCCACCGGCGTTTTGCCCTACAATGAGGCGCTGCCGGTGCTGTCCAACCCGGCGCCTTGGACCATTGCGGCGATGTTCATCATCATGGGTGCCCTGGTGCGGACCGGTGCGCTGGATGCCTTCACTCAAATCGCCAAAAAGCAGGCCGAGGTGAGCCCCAAGCTTGCGGTTGCCTTGCTGATGGCCTTTGTGGTTGCAGCCTCAGCCGTGGTGTCAAACACGCCGGTGGTGGTGGTGATGATCCCGGTGTTCATCCAGATCTCCCGCACCCTGAAGGTTTCCGCATCCAAGATGCTGATTCCGCTCAGCTATGCGGCGATCCTGGGCGGCACGCTGACACTGATCGGCACCTCGACCAACCTGCTGGTGGATGGTGTTGCGCGGGCGCAGGGCCTGCAGCCTTTCACTATTTTTGAGGTCACGCCGCTGGGCGTGATCCTGGTCATCTATGGCATGATCTACCTGCGCTTTGTCGCACCGCGGCTGCTGCCGGACCGTGACAGCATGGCCATGCTGCTGAGCGACAAATCCAAGATGAAGTTCTTCACCGAAGCGGTGATCCCGCCCGAAAGCAACCTGATCGGTCGCGAAGTCACCGGTGTGCAGCTGTTCAAACGTCCTGGCGTGCGGCTGATCGACGTGATCCGCGGCGATGACTCTTTGCGCCGCAACCTCATGGGGGTGGAGCTGCAGGTCGGCGACCGGGTGGTGCTGCGCACCCGAATGACCGAGCTGTTAAGCCTGCAAACCAACAAAGAGCTCAAGCGGGTGGATCAGGTTTCCGCCGTCGAGACTGAAACCGTCGAAGTGCTGATCACCCCGGGTTGCCGCATGGTCGGCCGCAGCCTTGGCGCCATGCGCCTGCGCCGCCGCTACGGCGTCTATACCCTGGCGGTGCACCGCCGGAACCAGAACATCGGCGTGCAGCTGGATGACCTCGTGGTGCGGATCGGCGACACCCTGCTGCTGGAGGGGGCGCCCGCCGATATCCAGCGTCTGGCTTCCGATATGGATCTGGCCGATGTCTCGCAGCCGACCCAGCGCGCCTACCGCCGCAGTCACGCGCCGATTGCTGTTGTTGCCCTTCTGGGGATCGTTCTGCTGGCGGCCTTTGGCGTGGCGCCAATCCTGATGCTGTCTCTGCTGATGGTGTCGCTGGTGTTCGTGACCCGCTGCATTGACGCGGATGAGGCGTTCTCCTTTGTGGACGGGCGGCTCTTGGCGTTGATTTTTTCGATGCTGGCCATCGGGGCCGCGCTGGAAAGCTCTGGGGCGGTTGCCCTGATTGTCAATGCCATCGCCCCCGGCCTGTCGATGCTGCCGCCGTTCCTGCTGGTCTGGGCGGTCTATTTGCTGACCTCTGTGTTGACCGAGCTGGTCTCAAACAACGCTGTGGCTGTTGTCGTCACCCCGATTGCCATTGGCCTGGCTCAGGCCATGGGGGTGGATCCGCGCCCCTTGGTGGTGGCTGTCATGGTAGCTGCCTCGGCCTCATTTGCCACCCCGATCGGCTACCAGACCAACACGCTGGTTTACGGTCCTGGCGGTTACAAGTTCACCGATTTTCTGCGTGTCGGCATCCCGCTGAACCTGACGGTCGGCATGGTTGCGTCCTTGATTATTCCGTTTTTCTGGCCGCTCTGA
- a CDS encoding SLC13 family permease, whose product MTYDQAVLFALFAAVFALLLWGRYRYDLVAFAALMAGVVLGVVPAGDAFGGFGHPATLVVALVLIVSAGLVRSGAVFLITRTLVDSARGLGGHIALMGGVGAVLSAFMNNVAALALLMPVDIQTARKAGRAPGLSLMPLSFATILGGMATLIGTPPNIIIAAIREERLGEPFRMFDFAPVGGVAALAGLTFVALVGWRLIPARENAAGASEAQLAPYIAELTVGEGSELTGKRLGELDEEAEKADVAIIGLIRDGKRRYGRASAAMLRDGDTLVIEAEPEALDEFRSALKLDFADAARQEKLTAAGDGLELVEVVVPEAARVHGRSAQSIGLAWRQSAVLLGISRQGRRITKHIRQAEIEAGDILLLLCPRGRSADVTDWLGCLPLAQRGLAVTANDKTWAAIGLFAAAVLAASVGLIYLPVALGLVAIGYVLFKILPVAEIYDHVEWPVVVLLGSMIPLGAALDSSGGTALIANALTGLTEGLPAWVVLTVLMVVTMTLSDVLNNTATAIVAAPVGIQMAESLGVSPDPFLMAVAVAASAAFLTPIGHKNNTLVLGPGGYRFGDYWRMGLPLEVLVIAVSIPAILVFWPL is encoded by the coding sequence ATGACATATGATCAAGCTGTTTTATTTGCGTTATTTGCTGCCGTTTTTGCCCTGCTGTTATGGGGGCGTTACCGCTATGATCTGGTGGCCTTTGCGGCGCTGATGGCGGGGGTCGTGCTGGGGGTGGTGCCTGCTGGCGATGCCTTTGGCGGGTTTGGCCATCCGGCAACGCTGGTGGTGGCGCTGGTGCTGATCGTTTCTGCCGGGCTGGTGCGCTCAGGCGCGGTGTTTCTGATCACCCGCACATTGGTGGATTCCGCGCGCGGCCTTGGCGGCCATATTGCGCTGATGGGCGGGGTTGGCGCCGTCTTGTCGGCGTTCATGAACAATGTGGCGGCGCTGGCGCTGCTGATGCCGGTGGACATCCAGACCGCGCGCAAGGCAGGCCGGGCGCCGGGGTTGAGCCTGATGCCGCTGTCCTTTGCCACTATTCTGGGCGGCATGGCGACCCTTATCGGCACGCCGCCCAACATCATCATTGCGGCGATCCGGGAGGAGCGGCTGGGAGAGCCGTTCCGGATGTTCGATTTTGCCCCGGTGGGCGGCGTGGCGGCGCTGGCGGGGCTTACCTTTGTGGCACTGGTCGGCTGGCGGCTGATCCCGGCGCGGGAGAATGCAGCGGGAGCGTCCGAGGCGCAGCTGGCGCCCTATATTGCTGAGCTGACTGTAGGCGAAGGGTCAGAGCTGACCGGCAAGCGGCTGGGCGAATTGGACGAAGAGGCCGAAAAGGCGGATGTGGCGATCATTGGGTTGATCCGGGACGGCAAGCGCCGCTATGGCCGCGCCAGCGCTGCGATGCTGCGGGACGGGGATACGCTGGTGATCGAGGCCGAACCGGAGGCATTGGATGAGTTCCGCAGCGCCCTGAAACTGGATTTTGCCGACGCCGCCCGGCAGGAAAAGCTGACCGCTGCAGGCGACGGGCTGGAGCTGGTTGAGGTCGTGGTGCCGGAAGCGGCCCGCGTGCACGGGCGCAGCGCCCAGTCCATCGGCCTGGCCTGGCGGCAAAGCGCGGTGCTGCTGGGGATTTCCCGTCAAGGCCGGCGGATCACCAAACATATCCGGCAGGCAGAGATCGAGGCAGGGGACATTCTGCTGCTGCTTTGCCCGCGCGGGCGCAGTGCCGATGTGACCGACTGGCTGGGCTGTCTGCCGCTGGCGCAGCGCGGGCTGGCGGTAACGGCAAATGACAAGACCTGGGCCGCCATCGGTCTGTTTGCCGCCGCCGTTCTGGCGGCCTCCGTCGGGCTGATCTACCTGCCGGTGGCTCTGGGACTGGTGGCAATCGGTTATGTTCTTTTCAAGATCCTGCCTGTGGCGGAGATCTATGATCATGTGGAATGGCCGGTTGTGGTGCTGCTGGGGTCGATGATCCCGTTGGGGGCGGCACTGGACAGTTCAGGCGGCACCGCATTGATTGCCAATGCGCTGACAGGCCTGACCGAAGGCCTGCCCGCCTGGGTAGTGCTGACGGTGCTGATGGTGGTGACCATGACGTTGTCTGATGTGCTGAACAATACCGCCACAGCCATTGTCGCGGCACCTGTGGGCATTCAGATGGCGGAGTCCCTCGGGGTATCTCCGGACCCGTTCCTGATGGCGGTGGCAGTTGCCGCCTCGGCGGCGTTCCTGACGCCGATCGGACATAAGAACAACACGCTTGTGCTGGGTCCCGGCGGATACCGCTTTGGCGATTACTGGCGGATGGGATTGCCGCTTGAGGTTCTGGTCATTGCAGTCTCTATTCCGGCAATCCTGGTGTTTTGGCCATTGTAG
- a CDS encoding YebC/PmpR family DNA-binding transcriptional regulator, producing the protein MAGHSKWANIQHRKGRQDAARSKLFSKLAKEITVAAKMGDPDPDKNPRLRLAVKEAKSQSVPKDVIDRAIKKAVGGDAENYDEIRYEGYGPSGVAVIVEAMTDNKNRTASNVRSTFSKNGGNLGETGSVGFMFERKGEVTYPASVGDADTVMMAAIEAGAEDVESSEDGHIIYCADTDLNDVSNALEAELGESESTKLVWKPGTTTELDLEGMQKLMKLVDALEDDDDVQRVTTNFEASDEVMAQL; encoded by the coding sequence ATGGCAGGCCATTCAAAATGGGCAAACATTCAGCACCGCAAAGGCCGTCAGGACGCGGCGCGGTCGAAACTGTTTTCCAAGCTGGCCAAGGAGATCACCGTGGCCGCCAAAATGGGCGACCCTGATCCCGACAAGAACCCGCGCCTGCGCCTGGCGGTCAAGGAAGCCAAAAGCCAGTCCGTCCCCAAGGACGTGATCGACCGCGCGATCAAAAAGGCCGTGGGCGGCGACGCTGAAAACTACGATGAAATCCGTTATGAAGGGTATGGACCCAGTGGCGTGGCTGTCATCGTCGAGGCAATGACCGACAACAAGAACCGCACCGCCTCCAATGTACGCTCCACCTTCTCCAAGAACGGCGGCAACCTGGGAGAGACCGGGTCAGTCGGTTTCATGTTCGAACGCAAGGGCGAAGTCACCTATCCGGCCTCTGTTGGCGATGCCGACACTGTGATGATGGCAGCAATCGAAGCCGGCGCCGAAGATGTCGAAAGCTCGGAGGATGGCCATATTATCTACTGCGCCGACACCGACCTCAACGACGTGTCGAACGCATTGGAAGCTGAACTAGGCGAGTCCGAGAGCACTAAGCTGGTCTGGAAACCGGGCACCACCACCGAGCTGGATCTCGAAGGCATGCAAAAGCTGATGAAGCTGGTTGATGCGCTGGAGGATGACGACGACGTACAGCGTGTCACCACCAACTTCGAAGCGTCCGACGAGGTCATGGCGCAGCTCTAA
- a CDS encoding DUF1036 domain-containing protein, whose product MKHILLAAGLGLAAPPAIAGLEICNNGGQSLSLVIGYFGGGDWVSEGWWNMPV is encoded by the coding sequence ATGAAGCATATTCTACTTGCTGCGGGCCTGGGGCTGGCAGCGCCGCCTGCCATTGCCGGGCTGGAGATCTGCAACAATGGCGGGCAAAGCCTGAGCCTGGTCATCGGCTATTTTGGCGGCGGGGATTGGGTCTCGGAAGGCTGGTGGAACATGCCGGTCTAA
- a CDS encoding nitroreductase family protein → MFSKDTLSYDPLPLPDRAEYSDAEMQEKAAEFLAHMRRRHTVRDFTGQPVPRQVIETCIRAAGTAPSGANHQPWFFAAISNPELKAQIRAEAEEEEKKFYAGGAGDEWITALEPIGTNADKPHLTTAPWLIVVFAQRWGAFEDGSRYKNYYVPESVNIATGVLLTALHTAGLCTLTHTPNPMKFLNGALGRPASEKPTMIIAVGHPAENAMVPSVAKLKKPLEEIAAFVE, encoded by the coding sequence ATGTTTTCAAAAGACACCCTCAGCTATGATCCCCTGCCCTTGCCGGACCGAGCCGAGTACTCCGACGCTGAAATGCAGGAGAAAGCAGCAGAGTTCCTGGCCCATATGAGGCGGCGGCACACGGTGCGGGACTTTACCGGCCAGCCGGTACCGCGGCAGGTGATCGAGACCTGTATCCGTGCAGCCGGGACGGCACCCTCGGGGGCCAACCACCAGCCCTGGTTCTTTGCTGCGATCTCCAATCCGGAGCTGAAGGCGCAGATCCGCGCCGAGGCTGAAGAAGAGGAAAAGAAGTTCTATGCCGGGGGTGCGGGCGATGAATGGATCACGGCGCTGGAGCCGATCGGCACCAATGCGGACAAGCCGCATCTGACCACCGCGCCCTGGCTGATTGTGGTTTTTGCCCAGCGCTGGGGCGCTTTTGAGGACGGCAGCCGCTACAAAAACTATTACGTGCCGGAAAGCGTGAACATTGCCACCGGCGTATTGCTGACAGCTTTGCATACGGCGGGCCTGTGCACTCTCACCCACACGCCGAACCCGATGAAGTTCCTGAATGGCGCCCTGGGCCGCCCGGCATCGGAAAAACCGACGATGATCATCGCCGTGGGCCATCCCGCAGAGAACGCCATGGTGCCCTCCGTTGCCAAGCTGAAAAAACCGCTGGAGGAGATTGCAGCATTTGTAGAATAG
- a CDS encoding LysR family transcriptional regulator ArgP, protein MQMDPSQMAALSAVLRLGTFEAAAHSLRVTPSAVSQRIKALEDRIGTALVLRGTPCTGTAAGLRIAKHAEDIGLLEAQLARELALTADHGPVRLRIAVNADSLASWFIDAMAEVDGVLFDLLVDDQDHSAEWLKRGEVSAAVTASAKPVTGFDAHPLGTLDYVATTSPDFMARWFPVGVTPEAAARAPCLIFNAKDNLQRLWLERNVAPQLAPPAHYLPSTQAFIDAAAVGLGWGMNPLAMVAGDIRSGRLVPLIPETTLPVPLTWQVARVMAPALAEVTRAVQKSARQYLTQS, encoded by the coding sequence ATGCAGATGGATCCCAGCCAGATGGCGGCGTTGAGCGCGGTGCTGCGTCTTGGCACATTTGAGGCCGCGGCGCATTCCTTGCGGGTGACGCCATCGGCGGTTTCGCAGCGGATCAAGGCGCTGGAAGACCGCATCGGCACCGCGCTGGTGCTGCGCGGCACGCCCTGCACCGGGACGGCGGCGGGTCTGAGGATTGCCAAACATGCCGAGGACATCGGCCTGCTGGAAGCGCAGCTGGCGCGGGAACTGGCTCTGACAGCGGATCATGGCCCGGTGCGGCTGCGGATTGCGGTCAATGCCGACAGCCTGGCCAGCTGGTTCATTGACGCAATGGCAGAGGTGGATGGGGTGCTGTTCGATCTGCTGGTGGATGATCAGGACCACAGCGCGGAATGGCTGAAGCGCGGCGAGGTTTCTGCTGCGGTGACGGCCAGCGCCAAGCCGGTCACCGGGTTTGACGCCCATCCGCTGGGTACGCTGGACTATGTCGCAACCACCAGCCCGGATTTCATGGCGCGCTGGTTTCCGGTAGGGGTGACGCCGGAGGCTGCCGCCCGCGCGCCCTGCCTGATCTTCAATGCCAAGGACAATCTGCAGCGGCTGTGGCTGGAGCGGAATGTGGCGCCGCAGCTGGCGCCGCCTGCCCATTACCTGCCCTCGACCCAGGCCTTCATTGATGCCGCCGCGGTCGGCCTGGGCTGGGGCATGAATCCGTTGGCAATGGTCGCCGGCGATATCCGCAGTGGGCGGCTGGTGCCGCTGATCCCTGAGACCACGCTGCCGGTGCCCTTGACCTGGCAGGTGGCGCGGGTGATGGCCCCTGCCCTTGCGGAGGTGACCCGCGCCGTGCAGAAATCTGCTAGGCAGTATTTGACCCAAAGCTAA